The Acidobacteriota bacterium genome window below encodes:
- a CDS encoding GNAT family N-acetyltransferase, with product MRAAKSKEPKAKSAGRVVRTNDQTNDQTDDQRLTLRDYAVGDFDALLALDQQCFAEGIAYPAAELNHFIRRRRAFTIVAEDERGALAGFLIAHMQRDYGWIVTIDIRADARRSGLGTRLMAAAEERLRAAGAVAIVLEVAVDNLAAVNFYKRLGYTIIRTIPRYYLDSLDAFQMAKRF from the coding sequence ATGCGCGCCGCCAAGAGCAAAGAGCCGAAAGCCAAAAGCGCAGGGCGCGTCGTCCGGACGAACGACCAAACCAACGACCAGACCGACGACCAACGACTGACGCTGCGCGACTACGCCGTCGGCGACTTCGACGCGCTGCTCGCGCTCGACCAGCAGTGTTTCGCCGAAGGCATCGCTTATCCCGCCGCGGAACTCAACCACTTCATCCGCCGCCGCCGCGCCTTCACCATCGTTGCGGAGGATGAACGTGGAGCACTCGCCGGCTTCCTCATCGCGCACATGCAACGCGATTACGGATGGATCGTCACCATCGACATACGCGCGGACGCGCGCCGCAGCGGCCTGGGCACGCGCCTGATGGCAGCCGCGGAAGAGCGCTTGCGCGCCGCGGGCGCCGTCGCCATCGTGCTCGAAGTCGCGGTCGATAATCTTGCGGCGGTGAATTTCTACAAACGGCTCGGCTACACCATCATCCGCACCATCCCGCGCTATTACCTCGATTCGCTCGACGCCTTCCAGATGGCCAAACGCTTCTGA